Proteins encoded together in one Gemmatimonadota bacterium DH-78 window:
- a CDS encoding ABC transporter permease, producing the protein MSDAPHRLPGWATAVLVRLLPAGVRGASMRGDLAQEWSERARGPGRQVWLAVEVARLGFHYGVRAAGRGGGGMEGAWGFAVRKLRRDPGYSALAVGTIALGIGVTVALYSVVQAVLLDPLPWERPDELVALFEGHEPRDVHRNVVNPGNLRAWRESGSLAGVEGVMPPQPRIVSSPGEPREVMASFVTPGYLTLLGVEPVEGGGFSPGAGGEDGDQIVLTRRGRLELFGDVPEVVGRTVEVNGASARVMAVLDDGHLPFADGALILTAIPLADLGDQTNTGRFLYGLGRLPSDGSIGAAQAELAGVMAGLRERHPEFNAGWRVEVESLRTVLLGDLRAPLWTLLAASGLLLLVSCVSVANLTLARATERRAELAVRSALGASSRAIAGQLMVENLTLAAAGGALGTLIAWVGATLLTPQLLTAFTIPRLGAVGLDGGVLLFAALVTGLTGLAFGLVPSFAAGRASPAATLRAEGRGPGRATGRLRSALVVAEVALSVVLLTSAALLVRSFRTLVTVETGFDVERVVTGRVNLTGERYRGSEPDRLFFTQLERELAALPGVEAAGGVQMLPLDGLGSATSFYAADGPVPPREEWPVADIRPIIGAYFEAMGIDLLAGRTFGPEDGPDTPRTVVVSRSLADEVWPGLDPIGRPLAINWDDLDPWTVVGVVDDVVHAGMDQAPRPMVYHTVRQAPYFPFMSVVLRTRAGGEGEAVGALRALVAELDPALPVTRVRTLDDFVRTATARPRVTAFLMTLFAGAAALLAAVGVYGVLAYSVARRVREIGVRVALGARGRDVVALVTAQGVRLVLAGLAIGLAVAAVAARLLESLLFGVAPRDPVAFGGAALLFVAVGVLACLGPALRAIRIRPVRALREG; encoded by the coding sequence GTGAGCGACGCGCCCCATCGCCTGCCGGGCTGGGCGACGGCCGTGCTCGTGCGGCTGCTGCCGGCGGGGGTGCGGGGGGCGTCGATGCGGGGCGACCTGGCGCAGGAGTGGTCGGAGCGGGCCCGGGGGCCCGGTCGACAGGTCTGGCTCGCCGTCGAGGTGGCCAGACTCGGATTCCACTACGGGGTGCGCGCCGCGGGGCGCGGGGGAGGGGGCATGGAGGGGGCATGGGGATTCGCGGTGCGGAAGCTGCGGAGAGATCCGGGCTACTCGGCGCTGGCGGTGGGGACGATCGCGCTGGGCATCGGGGTGACCGTGGCACTCTACTCGGTGGTCCAGGCGGTGCTTCTCGACCCGCTCCCCTGGGAGCGGCCGGACGAACTCGTGGCGCTCTTCGAGGGGCACGAGCCCCGCGACGTGCATCGCAACGTCGTGAATCCGGGCAACCTGCGGGCGTGGCGGGAGTCGGGGTCGCTGGCGGGGGTGGAGGGGGTGATGCCGCCCCAGCCCCGGATCGTCTCGAGCCCCGGGGAGCCGCGCGAGGTGATGGCGAGCTTCGTCACCCCCGGCTACCTGACGCTGCTCGGCGTGGAACCGGTGGAGGGCGGCGGCTTCTCCCCGGGGGCGGGTGGGGAGGACGGCGATCAGATCGTGCTCACCCGGCGCGGACGTCTCGAGCTCTTCGGCGACGTGCCGGAAGTGGTGGGTCGAACGGTCGAGGTGAACGGCGCGAGTGCCCGGGTGATGGCGGTGCTCGACGACGGGCATCTTCCCTTCGCCGACGGGGCGCTGATCCTCACGGCGATCCCGCTCGCGGACCTCGGCGACCAGACGAACACGGGGCGCTTTCTCTACGGGCTCGGCCGACTGCCGAGCGACGGGTCGATCGGCGCCGCACAGGCCGAGCTCGCCGGCGTGATGGCGGGGCTGCGCGAACGCCATCCCGAATTCAACGCGGGGTGGCGGGTCGAGGTGGAGTCCCTCCGCACCGTGCTCCTGGGCGATCTGCGGGCGCCGCTGTGGACGTTGCTCGCCGCGAGCGGCCTGCTGCTTCTGGTGTCGTGCGTGAGCGTGGCCAACCTCACCCTGGCCCGCGCCACCGAGCGACGGGCCGAGTTGGCGGTGCGGTCGGCCCTCGGGGCGTCGTCGCGCGCGATCGCCGGCCAGCTGATGGTGGAGAATCTGACGCTCGCCGCGGCCGGTGGCGCTCTGGGTACCCTGATCGCCTGGGTCGGGGCCACGCTGCTCACCCCTCAGCTGCTCACCGCCTTCACGATTCCGCGTCTCGGGGCGGTCGGCCTCGACGGCGGGGTGCTGCTCTTCGCGGCGCTGGTCACGGGTCTCACCGGGCTCGCCTTCGGTCTCGTGCCCTCCTTCGCGGCGGGGCGCGCATCTCCCGCCGCCACTCTGCGGGCCGAGGGGCGCGGGCCGGGGCGTGCCACCGGGCGCCTCCGCAGCGCGCTCGTCGTGGCCGAGGTGGCCCTGTCGGTGGTGCTCCTCACCTCCGCCGCGCTGCTCGTGCGCAGCTTCCGCACTCTCGTCACGGTGGAGACGGGGTTCGATGTGGAGCGGGTCGTGACCGGCCGGGTGAACCTCACGGGGGAGCGATACCGGGGCAGCGAGCCGGATCGCCTCTTCTTCACGCAGCTCGAGCGGGAGCTCGCCGCACTGCCCGGTGTCGAGGCCGCGGGCGGGGTGCAGATGCTGCCTCTCGACGGCCTCGGGTCGGCCACCTCCTTCTACGCCGCCGACGGCCCGGTGCCGCCGCGCGAGGAGTGGCCGGTGGCCGACATCCGCCCGATCATCGGCGCCTACTTCGAGGCCATGGGGATCGATCTGCTCGCCGGCCGCACCTTCGGACCGGAGGACGGTCCCGACACCCCGCGCACCGTGGTCGTGAGTCGATCGCTCGCCGACGAGGTGTGGCCGGGCCTCGATCCGATCGGACGGCCGCTCGCCATCAACTGGGACGATCTCGACCCGTGGACGGTGGTGGGCGTGGTGGACGACGTGGTGCACGCCGGCATGGACCAGGCTCCCCGGCCCATGGTCTACCACACGGTCCGGCAGGCACCGTACTTCCCCTTCATGAGCGTGGTGCTCCGGACCCGCGCGGGCGGAGAGGGGGAGGCGGTGGGCGCGCTGCGCGCCCTCGTGGCCGAACTCGACCCGGCGCTCCCGGTCACGCGCGTGCGCACCCTCGACGACTTCGTGCGCACCGCCACCGCCCGACCCCGGGTGACCGCCTTTCTCATGACCCTGTTCGCCGGCGCCGCGGCGCTTCTCGCAGCGGTGGGCGTGTACGGGGTGCTGGCGTACTCCGTGGCCCGTCGGGTGCGCGAGATCGGGGTTCGCGTGGCGCTCGGAGCGCGCGGGCGCGACGTGGTGGCGCTGGTGACCGCGCAGGGCGTGCGGCTGGTGCTGGCGGGCCTGGCGATCGGACTCGCCGTGGCGGCGGTCGCGGCGCGGCTTCTGGAGTCGCTGCTCTTCGGCGTGGCGCCCCGCGATCCGGTGGCCTTCGGAGGCGCGGCGCTGCTGTTCGTGGCCGTGGGCGTGCTGGCCTGTCTCGGCCCGGCGCTGCGCGCGATCCGGATCCGCCCGGTGCGGGCCTTGCGGGAGGGGTGA
- a CDS encoding helix-turn-helix transcriptional regulator yields MPPSFLGEFEQMVLLAILQQGDRAFALEVRRELEQSAGRSVSRGAFYTTLDRLERKGLVRWEERTPEDSRRSAPLRRFEVTAEGLEGLRESRRALDALSRGLDHLLEST; encoded by the coding sequence ATGCCGCCTTCCTTCCTGGGTGAGTTCGAACAGATGGTGCTGCTCGCGATTCTGCAGCAGGGCGATCGGGCGTTCGCGCTCGAGGTGCGTCGCGAACTCGAGCAGAGTGCGGGGCGTTCGGTGTCGCGCGGGGCCTTCTACACCACGCTCGACCGGCTCGAGCGCAAGGGGCTGGTGCGGTGGGAGGAGCGCACGCCGGAGGACTCGCGGCGGAGCGCACCCCTGCGCCGATTCGAGGTGACGGCCGAGGGACTCGAAGGCCTGCGCGAGTCGCGTCGGGCGCTCGACGCGCTGTCGCGCGGGCTCGACCACCTGCTGGAGTCGACGTGA
- a CDS encoding DUF4403 family protein, which translates to MKRPSLAVLERFERPQLVAAGVLLLFAVAATLVLWTSGGDGRLGRVRAPVADSTVDVDRLARLPPSMLSVPVLLDLAPLVAEMESGVPASWGDLESRMPVPDNDRLEVAFDLTRSPLRATFEGSVARVSATISYRARAWYDPPVLPTVSVSCGTGDDEEPPRLEVALEGPLSIDPEWRLRTDVRVDTILPVSEADRDRCRVSIIRWDMTDRVVGGARDFLESEAETIDSLVAAVDLRSQFEEWWQLIGEPIELTDDVWLVLGGESLVRGAIEGRGDGVETILGLRARPRVVIGPRPTDSIPPLPALDTGHVAPGFAVRVEARAEYAEASAVLTRELGGEELSAGGRSVRLDGFEVGGVGDGRLSLAVDLSGDAQGRIYLVGTPEYDPEDGRVGVPDLQFDVASERAVVEGAAWLARIGLVPILREAARWPAAPAVEWAREQVERGLNRSLSDEVALRGRVAEVDVFDVVAGREALLVRADVRAEASLHVGGDPPDGNLPAPPP; encoded by the coding sequence GTGAAGCGCCCCTCCCTCGCCGTTCTCGAGCGCTTCGAGCGCCCGCAACTCGTCGCCGCGGGCGTGCTGCTGCTGTTCGCCGTCGCGGCCACGCTGGTGTTGTGGACGAGCGGCGGTGACGGTCGCCTGGGCCGGGTGCGCGCCCCGGTCGCCGATTCGACGGTCGACGTGGATCGGCTGGCGCGGCTGCCTCCATCGATGCTCTCGGTGCCGGTGTTGCTCGATCTCGCGCCGCTGGTGGCCGAGATGGAGTCGGGGGTTCCGGCCTCCTGGGGCGACCTCGAGTCGCGCATGCCGGTGCCCGACAACGACCGGCTCGAGGTCGCCTTCGATCTCACCCGCTCGCCGCTGCGCGCCACCTTCGAGGGCTCGGTGGCGCGGGTGTCGGCCACCATCTCGTACCGGGCCCGCGCCTGGTACGACCCGCCGGTTCTGCCCACGGTGAGCGTGTCGTGCGGCACCGGCGACGACGAGGAGCCGCCCCGGCTCGAGGTGGCGCTCGAGGGCCCCCTGTCGATCGACCCCGAGTGGCGCCTGCGCACCGATGTGCGGGTCGACACGATCCTGCCGGTATCGGAGGCCGATCGCGACCGCTGCCGCGTGAGCATCATCCGCTGGGACATGACGGATCGGGTGGTCGGAGGTGCGCGCGATTTTCTGGAGAGCGAGGCCGAGACGATCGACTCGCTCGTGGCCGCGGTCGACCTGCGCAGTCAGTTCGAGGAGTGGTGGCAGCTCATCGGCGAGCCGATCGAGCTCACCGACGACGTCTGGCTGGTGCTGGGCGGCGAATCGCTGGTGCGCGGGGCGATCGAGGGCCGCGGCGACGGCGTGGAGACGATTCTGGGACTCCGGGCCCGACCCCGCGTCGTGATCGGACCGCGTCCCACCGATTCGATCCCCCCGCTGCCGGCCCTCGACACCGGCCACGTGGCCCCGGGCTTCGCGGTGCGGGTCGAGGCGCGCGCCGAGTACGCCGAAGCGAGCGCCGTGCTCACTCGGGAGCTGGGCGGCGAGGAGCTCTCGGCGGGGGGTCGGTCGGTGCGGCTCGACGGCTTCGAGGTGGGGGGCGTGGGCGACGGCCGACTGTCTCTGGCCGTCGACCTCAGCGGCGACGCGCAGGGACGCATCTATCTGGTGGGCACCCCCGAGTACGACCCCGAGGATGGTCGGGTGGGGGTGCCCGACCTGCAGTTCGACGTGGCCTCCGAACGCGCCGTGGTGGAGGGGGCGGCCTGGCTCGCCCGCATCGGGCTCGTGCCGATCCTGCGGGAGGCCGCCCGCTGGCCGGCGGCGCCCGCGGTGGAGTGGGCGCGGGAGCAGGTGGAGCGCGGACTCAATCGATCGCTCTCCGACGAGGTGGCGCTGCGCGGACGGGTGGCCGAGGTGGACGTCTTCGACGTGGTGGCCGGTCGCGAGGCGCTGCTGGTGCGCGCCGACGTGCGCGCGGAGGCGAGCCTGCACGTGGGGGGCGACCCGCCCGACGGAAACCTGCCTGCGCCGCCGCCGTAG
- the hemC gene encoding hydroxymethylbilane synthase, which yields MTVLRLGTRGSRLALWQAHWVQRLLASVHRDVRVEIVPIETDGDRRTEAALSTLSGSAFFTKEIEGALLEGSIDLAVHSLKDVATEAPEGLILGAVLERADPRDALVARDGHGLADLGEGARVGTSSLRRKAFLRADHPGLVTRDVRGNVPTRLGILDRGDADALLLACAGLDRLELGARITSRLDPERFVPAPAQGAVAVQIRADDAAVRSRIAPLEHGPTRRAVDAERTFLNVLEGGCQVPLGAFARVEGDSMRLVARVASLDGGRGVRGALSGPSDDPDALGRTLARRLIDEGAADILAELRPS from the coding sequence ATGACGGTGCTCCGACTGGGCACGCGCGGTTCGCGACTCGCGCTCTGGCAGGCGCACTGGGTGCAGCGACTCCTGGCGTCGGTGCACCGCGACGTACGCGTGGAGATCGTGCCGATCGAAACCGACGGCGACCGACGCACCGAAGCCGCGCTGTCGACGCTGAGCGGCAGCGCCTTCTTCACCAAGGAGATCGAGGGGGCGCTGCTCGAGGGATCGATCGACCTCGCGGTGCACTCGCTCAAGGATGTGGCGACCGAGGCGCCGGAGGGCCTGATCCTGGGTGCGGTACTCGAGCGCGCGGACCCGCGCGACGCCCTGGTCGCGCGCGACGGGCACGGCCTGGCCGACCTGGGCGAGGGCGCCCGGGTCGGCACGAGCTCACTGCGAAGGAAGGCCTTTCTCCGGGCCGACCACCCCGGGCTCGTCACCCGCGACGTGCGCGGCAACGTACCGACCCGCCTGGGCATTCTCGACCGGGGCGACGCCGACGCGCTGCTCCTCGCCTGTGCCGGCCTCGATCGACTGGAGCTCGGGGCTCGCATCACGTCGCGACTCGACCCCGAGCGCTTCGTGCCGGCCCCTGCACAGGGTGCGGTGGCCGTGCAGATCCGGGCCGACGACGCCGCGGTTCGAAGCCGGATCGCCCCGCTGGAGCACGGGCCCACCCGCCGTGCGGTGGATGCCGAGCGCACCTTCCTCAACGTGCTGGAGGGAGGGTGCCAGGTGCCGCTGGGCGCCTTCGCGCGGGTCGAGGGCGATTCGATGCGGCTCGTGGCTCGGGTGGCGTCGCTCGACGGGGGCCGGGGGGTGCGCGGCGCGCTCTCGGGGCCGTCCGACGATCCGGACGCGCTCGGACGCACCCTCGCGCGCAGGCTCATCGACGAAGGTGCAGCCGACATCCTGGCGGAGCTGCGCCCGTCGTGA
- a CDS encoding uroporphyrinogen-III synthase, whose product MTSGAVSGPPTVVVTRAESPERGRLGCALRERGARVVHRPVLAMHWSESASLPRTVLDGADWVAITSARTVEGLRAAGWFDADPPAGTRVAAVGPSTAAAIRAEGWSVAAVPDPSGAEALVRLFAECGVAAGARVVLPGSARARPELADGLRRLGAVVECLEVYGPVPEELDPTAWRKEEWRALTFTSPSAVDAVRAGLPRSSLKALWRLPVGAQGPTTARAAREAGWREVVEAAPRTFDGLARTLLAHLASPSPPTRSAS is encoded by the coding sequence GTGACGAGCGGGGCGGTGTCGGGCCCGCCGACGGTGGTCGTCACCCGCGCCGAATCGCCGGAACGCGGCCGTCTCGGGTGCGCCCTGCGCGAGCGCGGGGCACGGGTGGTCCACCGGCCGGTGCTGGCCATGCACTGGTCCGAGTCCGCGAGCCTTCCGCGCACCGTGCTCGACGGGGCCGACTGGGTCGCGATCACCTCGGCGCGCACCGTCGAGGGACTTCGGGCCGCCGGGTGGTTCGACGCGGACCCGCCGGCGGGAACCCGGGTGGCCGCCGTCGGCCCGTCGACGGCCGCCGCGATCCGGGCCGAAGGTTGGTCGGTGGCCGCCGTCCCCGACCCGTCCGGCGCCGAGGCCCTGGTGCGGCTCTTCGCCGAGTGCGGGGTGGCTGCCGGAGCCCGCGTCGTGCTGCCCGGCTCGGCGCGAGCCCGGCCGGAGCTGGCCGACGGACTGCGTCGACTCGGCGCGGTGGTCGAGTGCCTGGAGGTGTACGGGCCCGTGCCCGAGGAGCTCGACCCGACCGCGTGGCGAAAGGAGGAGTGGCGGGCCCTCACCTTCACCAGCCCCTCCGCCGTGGATGCCGTGCGGGCGGGTCTCCCCCGCTCGTCGCTGAAGGCGCTGTGGCGGCTCCCGGTCGGCGCGCAGGGGCCGACCACCGCGCGCGCCGCCCGGGAGGCCGGGTGGCGCGAAGTGGTGGAGGCCGCGCCCCGGACCTTCGACGGCCTCGCCCGAACCCTCCTCGCCCATCTCGCCTCGCCTTCTCCCCCGACCCGGAGCGCCTCGTGA
- the hemB gene encoding porphobilinogen synthase encodes MIPFERPRRLRRNESWRDAVRETVLRPSDLVLPLFAVPGEGVRQPVESMPGVHRSSPDEIVAEVGRARAAGVRTVLLFGVPDHKHDDGRGAWDAQGPVPAAIRALRDAHPDVLIWADVCLCEYTSHGHCGLLTDRGEVDNDASLPLLSRTAVAYAEAGAHAVAPSDMMDGRVGAIREALDERGHTETAIVSYAVKYASAFYGPFRDAADSAPAHGDRRGYQMDPANAREALREARLDLEEGADVIMVKPAGHYLDVLSAVARESDRPMAAYQVSGEYAALKAAGERGWIDADRAIDESLLCIRRAGADLIVTYAAIEVAERLKRLHSTPFR; translated from the coding sequence GTGATCCCCTTCGAACGCCCGCGCCGCCTGCGCCGCAACGAGAGCTGGCGCGACGCCGTGCGCGAAACCGTGCTGCGCCCCTCCGATCTGGTGCTTCCCCTCTTCGCGGTGCCGGGCGAGGGCGTGCGTCAGCCGGTGGAGTCGATGCCCGGAGTGCATCGATCCAGCCCCGACGAGATCGTCGCCGAGGTCGGTCGCGCGCGGGCCGCCGGGGTACGCACGGTGCTGCTGTTCGGAGTGCCCGACCACAAGCACGACGACGGCCGGGGCGCCTGGGACGCCCAGGGCCCGGTGCCCGCCGCGATCCGAGCGCTGCGCGACGCCCACCCCGACGTGCTGATCTGGGCCGACGTCTGCCTCTGCGAGTACACCAGCCACGGGCACTGCGGGCTGCTCACCGATCGGGGCGAGGTGGACAACGACGCCTCGCTCCCCCTGCTGAGCCGCACGGCGGTGGCCTACGCCGAGGCCGGAGCGCACGCCGTGGCCCCGAGCGACATGATGGACGGGCGGGTGGGTGCGATCCGCGAGGCGCTCGACGAGCGCGGTCACACCGAGACGGCCATCGTCTCCTACGCGGTGAAGTACGCATCGGCCTTCTACGGCCCCTTTCGCGACGCCGCCGACAGCGCGCCCGCCCACGGAGACCGGCGCGGCTATCAGATGGATCCCGCCAACGCCCGCGAGGCGCTTCGCGAAGCCCGCCTCGACCTCGAGGAGGGGGCCGACGTGATCATGGTGAAGCCCGCCGGGCACTATCTCGACGTGCTGAGCGCCGTGGCCCGCGAATCCGACCGGCCGATGGCGGCCTACCAGGTGTCGGGCGAGTACGCCGCCCTCAAGGCCGCCGGGGAACGCGGCTGGATCGACGCCGATCGCGCCATCGACGAGTCGCTCCTCTGCATCCGCCGGGCCGGGGCCGACCTGATCGTGACCTATGCGGCCATCGAGGTGGCCGAACGACTCAAACGCCTTCACTCCACGCCCTTTCGATGA
- the hemL gene encoding glutamate-1-semialdehyde 2,1-aminomutase, with amino-acid sequence MTPSRNDTLFDQARAVIPGGVNSPVRAFGKVGGTPPFIESASGATLRDADGREYLDFVGSWGPMLLGHAHPAVIGAVVEAAQRGTSFGAPTEREVGLARRVVEMVPSIEKVRFVNSGTEATMSALRVARAATGRSGMLKYRGGYHGHADAFLVEAGSGAATLGVPDSPGVTPGTAADTRTAEYNDLDDTRRLLDDGRVACVFVEPVAGNMGCVPPAPGFLEGLRELCDATGTLLVFDEVMTGFRVAPGGAQERFGVRPDLTTLGKIVGGGLPVGAFGGRTDLMDLVAPAGPVYQAGTLSGNPLASAAGNAALAFIAEHPELYTHLEALGAQLDDGIARIRGTHGYPLTWNRVGSMGSLFLTEGPVTDWPSASAGEAERFTRFFHGMLAEGIYLAPSPYEAWFLSLAHTESHMDRLLTALERTLATVFGASA; translated from the coding sequence ATGACTCCGTCGCGCAACGACACCCTCTTCGACCAGGCCCGCGCGGTCATTCCCGGCGGGGTGAACAGCCCCGTCCGCGCCTTCGGCAAGGTGGGGGGCACCCCGCCCTTCATCGAATCGGCCTCGGGCGCCACCCTCCGCGACGCCGACGGTCGCGAGTACCTCGACTTCGTCGGCTCCTGGGGTCCGATGCTGCTCGGCCACGCCCACCCGGCGGTGATCGGTGCCGTGGTCGAGGCCGCGCAGCGCGGCACCAGTTTCGGGGCCCCCACCGAGCGAGAGGTGGGGCTGGCCCGGCGGGTGGTGGAGATGGTGCCCTCGATCGAGAAGGTGCGGTTCGTGAACTCGGGCACCGAGGCCACCATGAGCGCGCTGCGAGTGGCGCGCGCCGCCACCGGTCGCTCCGGCATGCTGAAGTATCGCGGCGGCTACCACGGGCACGCCGACGCCTTCCTGGTGGAAGCGGGCTCGGGCGCGGCCACCCTCGGGGTGCCCGACAGTCCCGGCGTCACCCCGGGCACGGCCGCCGACACCCGCACCGCCGAGTACAACGACCTCGACGACACCCGCCGACTGCTCGACGACGGCCGGGTGGCCTGCGTGTTCGTGGAGCCGGTGGCCGGCAACATGGGCTGCGTGCCCCCCGCTCCCGGCTTTCTCGAGGGACTGCGCGAGCTCTGCGACGCCACCGGCACCCTGCTCGTGTTCGACGAGGTCATGACGGGCTTCCGCGTGGCTCCCGGCGGAGCGCAGGAGCGCTTCGGCGTGCGGCCCGATCTCACGACGCTGGGCAAGATCGTGGGAGGGGGACTCCCGGTGGGCGCCTTCGGCGGCCGCACGGATCTCATGGATCTCGTGGCCCCCGCCGGCCCGGTCTACCAGGCCGGCACCCTCTCCGGCAACCCGCTCGCTTCGGCTGCCGGCAACGCCGCCCTCGCGTTCATCGCCGAGCATCCCGAGCTCTACACCCACCTCGAGGCACTCGGAGCGCAGCTCGACGACGGCATCGCGCGGATCCGCGGCACGCACGGCTATCCACTCACCTGGAACCGGGTGGGCTCGATGGGCTCGCTCTTCCTGACCGAGGGCCCCGTCACGGACTGGCCCTCGGCCTCGGCGGGCGAGGCGGAGCGTTTCACCCGCTTCTTCCACGGCATGCTGGCCGAGGGGATCTATCTGGCGCCGAGTCCGTACGAGGCCTGGTTCCTCTCTCTGGCCCACACGGAGTCCCACATGGATCGTCTGCTCACCGCGCTCGAGCGCACGCTGGCCACCGTCTTCGGGGCGTCGGCATGA
- the hemE gene encoding uroporphyrinogen decarboxylase: protein MNFLAAARGETVERRPVWIMRQAGRYLPEYRAIREKVEFLELTRTPELAAEVTLQPIRRFGMDAAILFSDIMTPLEGMGIDVAFRGGPWIEDPIRSAGDVERITPLDPDAGVPFVLETIDRLVEALPHEVPVIGFAGAPFTLLCYLVDGHGTKSFVRTRAFLREEPAAAREALNRLAEGMATYLAAQARHGARALMLFDSWVGLLDRPTFREFERPAVEHILSSLRELDVPLLYFPNQGGHLLQEVAGVSADVIGVDWRIPLTEADRLLGSGRYTLQGNLDPSLLFAPGETLDAAVDRVIAEGSALPRGHIFNLGHGIDRSTDPDALARVVDRVHAAKV from the coding sequence ATGAACTTCCTGGCCGCGGCGCGGGGTGAGACGGTCGAGCGTCGACCGGTGTGGATCATGCGGCAGGCGGGTCGCTACCTGCCGGAGTACCGGGCCATTCGCGAGAAGGTGGAGTTTCTCGAGCTCACGCGAACCCCCGAACTCGCCGCGGAGGTCACGCTGCAGCCGATCCGGCGCTTCGGAATGGACGCCGCGATCCTCTTCAGCGACATCATGACGCCACTCGAGGGCATGGGCATCGATGTGGCCTTTCGGGGCGGGCCCTGGATCGAGGACCCGATTCGGAGCGCGGGCGATGTGGAGCGCATCACGCCGCTCGATCCCGACGCCGGCGTGCCCTTCGTGCTCGAGACCATCGACCGGCTGGTCGAGGCGCTGCCCCACGAGGTGCCGGTGATCGGCTTCGCCGGCGCCCCCTTCACCCTGCTGTGCTACCTCGTGGACGGGCACGGCACGAAGTCGTTCGTGCGCACCCGGGCCTTCCTGCGCGAGGAGCCGGCGGCGGCGCGCGAGGCGCTGAACCGGCTGGCCGAGGGCATGGCCACCTACCTCGCCGCCCAGGCGCGACACGGGGCACGGGCGCTCATGCTGTTCGACTCGTGGGTGGGACTGCTCGACCGGCCCACCTTCCGCGAATTCGAGCGCCCGGCGGTGGAGCACATTCTGTCGTCGCTGCGCGAGCTCGATGTGCCGCTGCTCTACTTTCCGAATCAGGGCGGGCACCTGCTGCAGGAGGTGGCCGGGGTGTCGGCCGACGTGATCGGCGTGGACTGGCGCATTCCGCTGACCGAGGCCGACCGGCTGCTCGGAAGCGGACGCTACACCCTGCAGGGCAACCTCGACCCCTCCCTGCTCTTCGCGCCGGGCGAGACGCTCGACGCGGCGGTGGACCGGGTGATCGCCGAGGGCTCGGCGCTGCCGCGCGGCCACATCTTCAATCTCGGCCACGGCATCGACCGCTCGACGGACCCGGACGCGTTGGCGCGGGTGGTCGACCGGGTGCACGCCGCGAAGGTGTGA